Proteins found in one Halobaculum sp. MBLA0147 genomic segment:
- a CDS encoding extracellular solute-binding protein, whose product MNGDRRSLLKAVGGSATLAALAGCVSFSGGESSGDSGGSGDSGGDSTEAGDSEGSDATETVTPGTATLWTNRQGDEVESIKSQIEAFESESPHTVEHENITKDLKKKTKTALAAGNGPTTFGWAHDWTGEFYKNELLSDQSDDVEVSLDTFTSTAQDAAQYKGELIGLPFSSETVGLIVNTDIVDSVPSTLSEMQSAMEEYHDPENGQYGLSYPLNGYFYSAWAHAFGGYYFDEADGSLGLTNEETLQGFRTVIEDLYPYMPDDPAYGAQTSPFKNGKAAFAINGPWFTGSLEVPYEVAKLPSVDGNEPSPYTGISLWYFTARAEGSAGEAARSFAEWYTTNEDLHEQLANDFGFIPVLQSLEGSDALPAEVQGFAANVSAGRPIPTNPKMNAVWGPTETAFTQALNGKKDLETAMSDAESKIKENWG is encoded by the coding sequence ATGAACGGTGACAGACGTTCGCTGCTGAAGGCGGTCGGTGGATCGGCGACGCTGGCGGCACTCGCGGGTTGTGTGTCGTTCAGTGGCGGGGAGTCGAGCGGCGACTCCGGCGGTTCCGGTGACTCCGGCGGCGACTCGACGGAGGCGGGCGACTCCGAGGGGTCGGACGCGACGGAGACGGTGACGCCGGGGACGGCGACGCTGTGGACCAACCGGCAGGGTGACGAGGTGGAGTCGATCAAGTCCCAGATCGAGGCGTTCGAGTCGGAGAGTCCACACACGGTCGAACACGAGAACATCACGAAGGACCTCAAGAAGAAGACGAAGACGGCGCTGGCGGCCGGCAACGGGCCGACGACCTTCGGGTGGGCCCACGACTGGACCGGGGAGTTCTACAAGAACGAACTGCTGTCGGACCAGAGCGACGACGTGGAGGTGTCGTTGGACACCTTCACCAGCACGGCACAGGACGCCGCCCAGTACAAGGGTGAACTGATCGGGCTGCCGTTCTCCTCGGAGACCGTCGGGCTGATCGTCAACACGGACATCGTCGACAGCGTCCCGAGCACACTCTCGGAGATGCAGTCGGCGATGGAGGAGTACCACGACCCCGAGAACGGCCAGTACGGTCTCTCGTACCCGCTGAACGGCTACTTCTACAGCGCGTGGGCACACGCCTTCGGCGGCTACTACTTCGACGAGGCCGACGGCTCGCTCGGACTCACGAACGAGGAGACGCTGCAGGGCTTCCGGACGGTCATCGAGGACCTGTACCCGTACATGCCGGACGACCCGGCGTACGGTGCCCAGACCTCCCCGTTCAAGAACGGGAAGGCCGCGTTCGCGATCAACGGCCCGTGGTTCACTGGGAGTCTGGAGGTGCCCTACGAGGTCGCGAAGCTCCCGAGCGTGGACGGCAACGAGCCGAGCCCGTACACGGGGATCTCGCTGTGGTACTTCACCGCCCGCGCGGAGGGGTCGGCCGGCGAGGCCGCCCGCTCCTTCGCGGAGTGGTACACCACGAACGAGGACCTCCACGAGCAGCTCGCCAACGACTTCGGGTTCATCCCGGTCCTGCAGAGTCTGGAGGGGAGCGACGCCCTGCCGGCCGAGGTGCAGGGCTTCGCCGCCAACGTGAGTGCCGGGCGGCCGATCCCGACGAACCCCAAGATGAACGCCGTGTGGGGGCCGACGGAGACGGCGTTCACCCAGGCACTGAACGGGAAGAAGGACCTGGAGACGGCGATGTCGGACGCGGAGTCGAAGATCAAAGAGAACTGGGGCTGA
- a CDS encoding ABC transporter ATP-binding protein — protein MARVELRGLRKEYDGGDIVAVEDLDLTVPDGEFVTVVGPSGCGKTTTLRMIAGLEEPTAGEIHFGDEDVTDQTAQERDVAMVFQNYALYPHKTIRENMAFGLRMSTDLSEAERNERVEDAAEMMGISELLEDVPDELSGGQKQRVALGRAIVREPDVFLFDEPLSNLDAKLRTTMRTEIQRLQEEFGITAVYVTHDQEEAMTMGDRIVILNDGKRQQVGEPSEVYENPANQFVGGFVGSPSMNFVPVDARTDGDDVVLTGRDGDGFEYRLTAGRADAIRGSADGYTLGIRPENVEVSADGDGVPATVEVIEPIGSDNYLYLDLGESESTLAADDQPEFVARVESTVQPELGAVVSVRFPEADVHLFDETTGEAIDVVEPQVAAQ, from the coding sequence ATGGCACGAGTCGAGCTGCGTGGACTCCGGAAGGAGTACGACGGTGGCGACATCGTGGCGGTGGAGGACCTCGACCTGACGGTGCCGGACGGGGAGTTCGTCACCGTCGTCGGGCCCTCGGGGTGTGGGAAGACGACGACGCTGCGGATGATCGCCGGGCTGGAGGAGCCGACGGCCGGCGAGATCCACTTCGGCGACGAGGACGTGACCGACCAGACCGCCCAGGAGCGGGACGTGGCGATGGTGTTCCAGAACTACGCGCTGTACCCACACAAGACGATCCGGGAGAACATGGCGTTCGGGCTCCGGATGAGCACGGACCTCTCGGAGGCCGAACGGAACGAGCGCGTGGAGGACGCCGCGGAGATGATGGGCATCTCCGAGCTGCTCGAGGACGTGCCGGACGAACTCTCGGGGGGACAGAAACAGCGGGTCGCTCTCGGACGCGCCATCGTGCGCGAACCGGACGTGTTCCTCTTCGACGAGCCGCTGTCGAACCTCGACGCCAAGCTCCGGACGACGATGCGGACGGAGATCCAGCGCCTCCAGGAGGAGTTCGGCATCACGGCGGTGTACGTCACCCACGACCAGGAGGAGGCGATGACGATGGGGGACCGCATCGTCATCCTGAACGACGGCAAGCGCCAGCAGGTCGGCGAGCCGTCGGAGGTGTACGAGAACCCGGCCAACCAGTTCGTCGGCGGGTTCGTCGGCTCGCCGTCGATGAACTTCGTCCCCGTAGACGCACGGACGGACGGCGACGACGTGGTGTTGACCGGTCGCGACGGCGACGGGTTCGAGTACCGCCTCACCGCCGGTCGCGCCGACGCGATCCGTGGTAGTGCCGACGGCTACACACTCGGGATCCGTCCGGAGAACGTCGAGGTGAGCGCCGACGGCGACGGTGTGCCCGCGACCGTCGAGGTGATCGAACCGATCGGCTCCGACAACTACCTCTACCTCGATCTCGGCGAGAGCGAGAGCACGCTCGCGGCCGACGACCAGCCGGAGTTCGTCGCCCGCGTCGAGTCGACCGTCCAGCCCGAACTGGGTGCGGTCGTCTCCGTGCGGTTCCCCGAGGCGGACGTCCACCTCTTCGACGAGACCACCGGGGAGGCGATCGACGTGGTCGAACCGCAGGTCGCCGCGCAGTAG
- a CDS encoding glycoside hydrolase family 15 protein, translating into MSLRHALDDVKRTRGDDRVFPGEFRTPTGRFSGTGDRLVHVAPDGRTRDYSYPLSGLAGVERSRFGIVFHDDGEIDGGSDADDDGPHTDDDESDADAETEPVPLADATVHWFADGDQRYVLPDADVDGDGSTDRDDGADAAGDTFGAGPEDTGAAPGSTVIETTYHVAGHTVRRRDYTDGRCHRTRFETDVPATVYGYVEFTPDRVESRRSLLHHGDAVEAYHRTEHDYLAVAADATRLTGEIPPTLGDALSPEPTEYPTDRPGGAYEDRSLTGGIVLVARADDGTAGVVTLPTEAAETPREAALSRVRDAAETTRETGVATAVTGAVVPPGGHTPTTDDDGLARVLAQDRRVLRLLTAPGGGRIAGPDFDPFYASSGGYGYTWFRDDAEIARFLLATDDRVADDLDEWHERAAAFYAGTQAADGSWPHRVWPDDGALAPGWANARLEAGDDGDYQADQTASVVAFLATYLRTGDPADPERVRDTLADAVPALEDTLAADGLPVRCQNAWENMQGRFSHTAFTFLHAFAALSRVTDDPGLAARVDDLEARVDRSLSALTTGVERLWLPEAERYALRLEGPAPTGGDAGSGADAAEAATDHAADGGAVTAAADADPAALVSERAADADPRADAASLAAAGAYAELHAAGYDLSEARLDRLVAHVDNTLAALYRETDAVRGLARFDGDPWRRKTQAEPKVWTVSTAWGAHASATLGSLLGDLGDDRADARDAQARTLLGELLPGGSLLDDGGYLPEQVFDDGCADCARPLGWPHALRTATATELAERDALRGPGELVGGE; encoded by the coding sequence ATGAGTCTCCGTCACGCTCTCGACGACGTCAAGCGCACGCGGGGTGACGACAGGGTGTTCCCGGGGGAGTTCCGGACACCCACGGGGCGGTTCTCCGGCACGGGGGATCGACTGGTCCACGTCGCCCCGGACGGCCGGACGCGCGACTACAGCTACCCCCTCTCCGGACTCGCCGGCGTCGAACGCTCTCGGTTCGGGATCGTCTTCCACGACGACGGGGAGATCGACGGTGGGTCGGACGCGGACGACGACGGACCACACACGGACGACGACGAGTCGGACGCGGACGCCGAGACAGAACCCGTCCCGCTGGCGGACGCGACGGTCCACTGGTTCGCGGACGGCGACCAGCGGTACGTGCTCCCCGACGCCGACGTGGACGGAGACGGCAGTACGGACAGAGACGACGGTGCAGACGCCGCGGGTGACACGTTCGGCGCGGGACCGGAGGACACGGGGGCGGCGCCGGGGAGCACGGTGATCGAGACGACGTACCACGTGGCGGGGCACACCGTCCGACGACGCGACTACACCGACGGGCGCTGTCACCGGACGCGCTTCGAGACTGACGTGCCGGCGACGGTGTACGGCTACGTCGAGTTCACGCCCGACCGCGTGGAGAGTCGCCGCTCGCTGCTCCACCACGGGGACGCCGTCGAGGCGTACCACCGGACGGAACACGACTACCTCGCGGTCGCCGCCGACGCGACGCGACTGACGGGCGAGATCCCACCGACGCTCGGGGACGCGCTGTCGCCGGAGCCGACGGAGTACCCCACGGACCGCCCGGGTGGTGCGTACGAGGACCGCTCGCTGACCGGCGGGATCGTCCTCGTCGCCCGAGCGGACGACGGCACCGCGGGCGTCGTCACGCTCCCGACGGAGGCAGCCGAGACCCCGCGCGAGGCGGCGCTGTCACGCGTCCGCGACGCCGCCGAGACCACTCGCGAGACGGGTGTCGCGACGGCGGTCACGGGAGCGGTGGTGCCGCCGGGCGGACACACCCCGACGACGGACGACGACGGGCTCGCACGGGTGCTCGCACAGGACCGGCGCGTGCTCCGGCTGTTGACGGCGCCGGGTGGCGGTCGGATCGCGGGACCGGACTTCGACCCGTTCTACGCGAGCTCCGGCGGCTACGGCTACACGTGGTTCCGCGACGACGCCGAGATCGCCCGGTTCCTGCTCGCGACCGACGACCGCGTCGCCGACGACCTCGACGAGTGGCACGAGCGCGCGGCGGCGTTCTACGCCGGCACGCAGGCCGCCGACGGGAGTTGGCCCCACCGCGTGTGGCCCGACGACGGGGCGTTGGCCCCCGGGTGGGCGAACGCACGCCTGGAGGCCGGCGACGACGGCGACTACCAGGCGGACCAGACCGCCAGCGTCGTCGCGTTCCTCGCGACGTACCTCCGGACCGGCGACCCCGCCGACCCCGAGCGCGTCCGCGACACACTGGCCGACGCGGTTCCGGCGTTGGAGGACACGCTCGCGGCCGACGGACTGCCGGTGCGGTGTCAGAACGCCTGGGAGAACATGCAGGGCCGCTTCTCGCACACGGCGTTCACGTTCCTCCACGCCTTCGCCGCGCTCTCGCGCGTGACGGACGACCCGGGACTGGCGGCGCGTGTCGACGACCTCGAGGCGCGCGTCGACCGCAGTCTGTCGGCGCTGACGACCGGCGTCGAACGACTCTGGCTCCCCGAGGCGGAGCGGTACGCGCTCCGACTGGAGGGGCCCGCACCGACCGGCGGTGACGCCGGGAGTGGTGCCGACGCCGCCGAGGCCGCCACGGATCACGCGGCGGACGGCGGTGCGGTGACGGCAGCGGCGGACGCGGACCCGGCGGCACTCGTGAGTGAGCGCGCCGCGGACGCGGACCCGCGTGCGGACGCGGCGTCGCTCGCCGCCGCGGGCGCCTACGCGGAACTGCACGCGGCCGGGTACGATCTCTCCGAGGCCCGTCTCGACCGGCTGGTCGCACACGTCGACAACACGTTGGCGGCGCTGTACCGCGAGACGGACGCCGTCCGCGGGCTCGCGCGGTTCGACGGCGACCCGTGGCGCCGCAAGACCCAGGCGGAGCCGAAGGTGTGGACCGTCTCGACCGCCTGGGGTGCCCACGCGAGCGCCACGCTCGGCAGTCTGCTGGGAGACCTCGGGGACGACCGCGCAGACGCACGCGACGCCCAGGCACGGACGCTGCTGGGGGAGCTGTTGCCCGGTGGGAGTCTCCTCGACGACGGCGGCTACCTCCCAGAACAGGTGTTCGACGACGGGTGCGCGGACTGTGCGCGGCCGCTCGGGTGGCCCCACGCGCTCCGGACCGCGACGGCGACGGAGTTGGCAGAACGCGACGCACTCCGTGGGCCCGGCGAGCTGGTCGGCGGGGAGTGA
- a CDS encoding TrmB family transcriptional regulator sugar-binding domain-containing protein produces the protein MDDETLRERLTALGLSEKEVATYLSVLESGGSKASEIAADTGVSKRYVYSLAEQLADRGLVTVEDHTVPTRVRPRPPEEVIESLAARLDEMEAALEARYDERDREETTFDVIKSRATVLSRLSETVAQASNEITLTLPERYLEEVRPELEAAVDRGVLVLLVVTDTPAEGIDPDTVAGTASVARTTTQPTPIMLTVDQSFGLVSPLDVVSRADSDQQAIGFVQPRLVPVIVGSFLGNYWQMAQELAAADPLPLPETFTNFRQAVHQATLHLREDRPVRMTAPVRPVVAEDDPETISGTVVDTRQGLVRPETNSYPIEHSLVVETADGTVTVGGPGSFLEEYETDEVELHLADEE, from the coding sequence ATGGACGACGAGACGTTGCGAGAGCGACTCACCGCGCTCGGACTCTCGGAGAAGGAGGTCGCGACCTACCTGTCGGTGCTGGAGAGCGGTGGGTCGAAGGCCAGCGAGATCGCCGCCGACACGGGTGTCTCGAAGCGGTACGTGTACAGTCTCGCCGAGCAACTGGCGGATCGGGGCCTCGTCACCGTCGAGGACCACACCGTCCCGACACGGGTCCGTCCCCGCCCACCGGAGGAGGTGATCGAGTCGCTGGCGGCACGCCTCGACGAGATGGAGGCGGCGCTGGAGGCGCGGTACGACGAACGGGACCGCGAGGAGACCACTTTCGACGTGATCAAGTCCCGTGCCACCGTGTTGAGTCGCCTCTCGGAGACGGTCGCGCAGGCGAGCAACGAGATCACGCTCACGCTCCCCGAGCGCTACCTGGAGGAGGTCCGCCCGGAGTTGGAGGCCGCCGTCGACCGCGGGGTGCTCGTGTTGCTCGTCGTGACGGACACACCCGCAGAGGGGATCGACCCGGACACGGTCGCGGGTACCGCCTCCGTCGCGCGGACCACCACGCAGCCGACGCCGATCATGCTCACCGTCGACCAGTCGTTCGGGCTCGTCTCGCCGCTGGACGTGGTCTCGCGGGCCGACAGCGACCAGCAGGCGATCGGCTTCGTCCAGCCACGACTCGTCCCGGTGATCGTCGGCTCGTTCCTCGGCAACTACTGGCAGATGGCTCAGGAACTCGCCGCCGCCGATCCACTCCCGCTCCCGGAGACGTTCACGAACTTCCGACAGGCCGTCCACCAGGCGACGCTGCACCTCCGCGAGGATCGACCGGTGCGGATGACGGCGCCCGTCAGGCCGGTGGTCGCGGAAGACGATCCCGAGACGATCTCGGGCACCGTCGTCGACACCCGGCAGGGACTCGTCCGCCCCGAGACGAACTCCTACCCCATCGAACACTCGCTGGTCGTCGAGACCGCCGACGGCACCGTCACCGTCGGCGGTCCCGGCTCGTTCCTCGAGGAGTACGAGACCGACGAGGTCGAACTCCACCTCGCGGACGAGGAGTGA
- a CDS encoding alpha/beta fold hydrolase, with protein sequence MPRTTLNGAEIYYETRGDPSDPSILALHGGPGIGDGRKPLGAFETLADDYHLVVPDHRGCGRSELAPPYTNEQFAADVAALREALSLGEVVLIGGSYGGFVTQQYAIDHPEHLRAVVFRDTAATPEYDRAARETARDRLPEVRERDLDVPHITAAELDRVMDGEVPSDEEFERLYHGMAPLYAASLDEFDATATAEQIESLHFHHETHNHVFSEVFPEMDYTDALPDVEVPALVTVGRHDWITPVAASEELAELLPNARLRIFEESGHNPHLDQADAWLAETRAFLNAVGHR encoded by the coding sequence GTGCCACGCACGACGCTGAACGGTGCCGAGATATACTACGAGACACGCGGCGACCCGAGCGACCCGTCGATCCTCGCACTCCACGGGGGTCCGGGGATCGGCGACGGGCGCAAGCCGCTGGGTGCGTTCGAGACGCTCGCCGACGACTACCACCTCGTCGTCCCGGATCACCGGGGGTGTGGTCGCTCCGAGTTGGCGCCACCGTACACCAACGAGCAGTTCGCCGCCGACGTGGCGGCGCTGCGCGAGGCGTTGTCGCTGGGCGAGGTCGTCCTGATCGGCGGCTCGTACGGCGGGTTCGTCACCCAACAGTACGCGATCGACCACCCGGAGCACCTCCGAGCGGTGGTGTTCCGCGACACCGCGGCGACGCCGGAGTACGACCGCGCTGCCCGCGAGACCGCACGCGACCGGCTCCCCGAGGTACGCGAGCGGGACCTGGACGTGCCCCACATCACCGCGGCGGAACTCGACCGGGTGATGGACGGGGAGGTACCGTCCGACGAGGAGTTCGAACGCCTCTACCACGGGATGGCGCCGCTGTACGCCGCGTCGCTCGACGAGTTCGACGCCACGGCCACCGCCGAGCAGATCGAGTCGCTCCACTTCCACCACGAGACGCACAACCACGTGTTCTCGGAGGTGTTCCCGGAGATGGACTACACGGACGCGCTTCCGGACGTGGAGGTGCCCGCGCTCGTCACCGTCGGCCGCCACGACTGGATCACACCCGTCGCCGCCAGCGAGGAACTCGCGGAACTGCTGCCGAACGCACGGCTCCGGATCTTCGAGGAAAGCGGCCACAACCCGCACCTGGACCAGGCCGACGCCTGGCTCGCCGAGACGAGAGCGTTCCTGAACGCCGTCGGTCACCGGTGA
- a CDS encoding aminodeoxychorismate/anthranilate synthase component II, which yields MSGSEPTTTGSQPEVLVIDNYDSFAYNLVQYLGEFAAVTVRRNDRIDTDGIRALDPDGIVVSPGPGTPADAGVSIPVFAELSYPTLGVCLGHQALCAAAGGTVGQAPDVVHGKPSVVTHDGRGMFAGLPERIEVGRYHSLCVAPHDLPESLEVSARTDDDRGVVMAVRHRERPHVGVQFHPESILTDAGKPLVENFVDWCDADRE from the coding sequence GTGAGTGGGTCGGAGCCGACGACGACCGGGTCCCAGCCGGAGGTGCTGGTGATCGACAACTACGACTCGTTCGCGTACAACCTCGTGCAGTACCTCGGCGAGTTCGCGGCCGTCACCGTCCGGCGGAACGACCGGATCGACACGGACGGGATCCGTGCACTCGATCCAGACGGGATCGTCGTCTCGCCCGGTCCCGGGACGCCCGCAGACGCCGGAGTTTCGATTCCCGTCTTCGCGGAGCTGTCGTACCCCACACTCGGGGTGTGTCTCGGCCACCAGGCGCTGTGTGCGGCGGCCGGCGGCACCGTCGGGCAGGCACCCGACGTGGTCCACGGCAAGCCCTCCGTCGTCACCCACGACGGACGGGGGATGTTCGCCGGGCTCCCGGAGCGGATCGAGGTGGGGCGGTACCACTCGCTGTGCGTCGCGCCCCACGACCTCCCGGAGAGTCTCGAGGTGAGTGCTCGCACCGACGACGACCGCGGGGTCGTGATGGCGGTTCGGCACCGCGAGCGGCCGCACGTCGGCGTCCAGTTCCACCCGGAGAGCATCCTCACCGACGCCGGGAAACCGCTCGTCGAGAACTTCGTCGACTGGTGTGACGCCGACCGGGAGTGA
- a CDS encoding anthranilate synthase component I family protein, with translation MQRTTDRETYRRLAETAAPEDRVPVELRVSVSDPFQAYRRARGDDWSVCLETTGGQSGWGYVAVDPVETLTVGADAVVRDRDHGGHGDYAAPSPTLAALEGFLETGTLVRGPCDVPYPGGTIGWLSYDVARELERLPDETTDERGLPRLQVARYDTVAAWEMPGDGESDDGTGETSGGEQSVETGEASGGETTLRIVASPPVGTDPDTGYDRALAAARDLAERVRDGDPTVGAPPADADAVTFDADVGRDAFAERVERVREFVRAGDTFQANVSHRLTAPAAVHPVEAYAALRAGNPAPYSGLVEFRGVDLASASPELLLRREPRGSDPRGGGDFGEGGPAGDDLLAEYPDATARLVTEPIAGTRPRGATTAADEQLEAELTGDEKERAEHAMLVDLERNDLGKVSVPGSVSVPEYRRVDRYAAVMHLVSLVTGAERPDRSLADDVAAVFPGGTITGAPKPRTMEIVETLETTRRGPYTGSLAIVGFDGRATLNILIRTLVRTGDSYGLRVGGGVVHDSVPDREYEETLDKARGLVAALDDHLDGASLAVAGRDESERSDPESSRRQDSDSPVAGHEHEETGGERP, from the coding sequence ATGCAGCGAACGACGGACCGCGAGACATACCGTCGGCTCGCCGAGACGGCGGCGCCCGAGGACCGAGTCCCGGTGGAACTCCGGGTGTCCGTCTCGGACCCGTTCCAGGCGTACCGTCGCGCCCGCGGCGACGACTGGAGCGTCTGTCTGGAGACGACCGGCGGCCAGTCTGGCTGGGGCTACGTCGCCGTCGACCCCGTGGAGACGCTCACGGTCGGCGCCGACGCCGTCGTGCGAGACCGCGACCACGGCGGTCACGGCGACTACGCCGCCCCCTCGCCGACTCTCGCCGCACTGGAGGGGTTCCTGGAGACGGGCACACTCGTCCGCGGCCCGTGTGACGTGCCGTACCCCGGCGGCACGATCGGGTGGCTCTCGTACGACGTGGCTCGCGAACTGGAACGACTCCCCGACGAGACGACCGACGAGCGCGGGCTCCCGCGGCTCCAGGTGGCCCGGTACGACACCGTCGCGGCCTGGGAGATGCCCGGTGACGGGGAGAGTGACGACGGGACCGGCGAGACGAGTGGTGGCGAGCAGAGCGTCGAGACTGGCGAGGCGAGTGGTGGCGAGACGACGCTCCGGATCGTCGCGAGTCCGCCGGTCGGGACGGACCCGGACACGGGGTACGACCGCGCGCTCGCGGCGGCACGCGACCTCGCAGAGCGCGTCCGCGACGGCGACCCGACGGTCGGGGCGCCGCCGGCAGACGCAGACGCCGTCACCTTCGACGCCGACGTGGGGCGGGACGCGTTCGCCGAGCGGGTCGAGCGGGTCCGCGAGTTCGTCCGCGCGGGCGACACCTTCCAGGCGAACGTCAGCCACCGGTTGACGGCACCCGCCGCCGTCCACCCGGTGGAGGCGTACGCGGCACTGCGCGCCGGGAACCCGGCACCGTACTCCGGACTGGTCGAGTTCCGGGGGGTCGACCTCGCCAGCGCGAGTCCGGAACTCCTCTTGCGCCGGGAGCCGCGCGGGAGTGACCCCCGAGGTGGCGGTGACTTCGGAGAGGGAGGCCCTGCCGGCGACGACCTCCTCGCCGAGTACCCGGACGCGACGGCACGGCTGGTCACGGAGCCGATCGCCGGGACGCGTCCACGCGGGGCGACGACGGCGGCGGACGAGCAGTTGGAGGCGGAACTGACCGGCGACGAGAAGGAGCGTGCGGAACACGCGATGTTGGTCGACTTGGAGCGAAACGACCTCGGGAAGGTGTCCGTCCCGGGCTCGGTGTCCGTGCCGGAGTACCGGCGGGTCGACCGCTACGCGGCGGTGATGCACCTCGTCTCGCTCGTGACCGGCGCGGAGCGGCCGGATCGGTCGCTCGCGGACGACGTGGCGGCCGTGTTCCCCGGCGGGACGATCACCGGCGCGCCGAAGCCGCGGACGATGGAGATCGTCGAGACGCTGGAGACCACCCGTCGCGGGCCGTACACTGGGTCGTTGGCGATCGTCGGGTTCGACGGCCGCGCGACGCTGAACATCCTCATCAGGACGCTGGTCCGGACCGGCGACAGCTACGGCCTCCGTGTCGGCGGGGGCGTGGTCCACGACTCCGTGCCGGACCGCGAGTACGAGGAGACACTCGACAAGGCGCGCGGACTCGTCGCGGCGCTGGACGACCACCTCGACGGGGCGTCACTGGCGGTCGCCGGGCGCGACGAGTCCGAACGGTCGGACCCGGAGTCGTCGCGACGGCAGGACTCCGACAGTCCCGTCGCCGGCCACGAGCACGAGGAGACTGGGGGTGAGCGGCCGTGA
- a CDS encoding helix-hairpin-helix domain-containing protein produces MSIIETVKRLLGLGGRDRTKSGGNGGSVTIERDGESAAPATESEAAVKGTDAGAAVDDTDVEGDDGDSEGTTEHDDTATADTDATATETDDVTDSTGETEADEATDSASETEVDEAGAVDETAADEEETEETAAEPGELDDSEEEAAEETDADEAADTEEADDTEADTEEADDTEEVDDTEEVDDTEADTEEADDTEADTEEADDTEADTEEADDTEADTEETDDTATDTEVDTEEADDTEPTAADSAAATEPADTAEVESDAVDDGTPVDEIKGIGPAYADKLAAAGIESVAELAAVDPDALADRTELSAKRVARWVDRAKTHE; encoded by the coding sequence ATGTCGATCATCGAGACGGTGAAGCGGCTCCTCGGCCTGGGTGGCCGGGACCGCACGAAGAGTGGTGGGAACGGTGGGAGCGTCACCATCGAGCGAGACGGCGAGAGCGCGGCGCCGGCGACGGAGTCCGAGGCCGCGGTGAAGGGCACGGACGCCGGTGCCGCCGTCGACGACACGGACGTCGAGGGAGACGACGGCGACTCTGAGGGGACGACAGAGCACGACGACACCGCGACGGCGGACACCGACGCGACGGCCACGGAGACGGACGACGTGACCGACAGCACCGGCGAGACGGAGGCGGACGAGGCGACCGACAGTGCCAGCGAGACGGAGGTGGACGAGGCTGGAGCGGTCGACGAGACGGCTGCAGACGAGGAGGAGACCGAGGAGACTGCCGCAGAGCCCGGCGAACTCGACGACTCGGAGGAGGAAGCGGCGGAAGAAACCGACGCGGACGAGGCGGCCGACACCGAGGAGGCGGACGACACAGAGGCCGACACCGAGGAGGCGGACGACACCGAGGAAGTGGACGACACCGAGGAAGTGGACGACACAGAGGCCGACACCGAGGAGGCGGACGACACAGAGGCCGACACCGAGGAGGCGGACGACACAGAGGCCGACACCGAGGAGGCGGACGACACAGAGGCCGACACCGAGGAGACGGACGACACGGCGACGGACACAGAGGTCGACACCGAGGAGGCGGACGACACGGAGCCGACGGCAGCCGACTCGGCGGCTGCGACGGAGCCGGCGGACACCGCGGAGGTGGAGTCCGACGCCGTAGACGACGGGACGCCGGTCGACGAGATCAAGGGGATCGGCCCGGCGTACGCCGACAAACTCGCCGCGGCGGGGATCGAGAGCGTCGCCGAGTTGGCCGCCGTCGATCCAGACGCGCTGGCCGACCGGACGGAGCTGTCGGCCAAACGCGTCGCCCGGTGGGTCGACCGCGCGAAGACCCACGAGTGA